One region of Gossypium raimondii isolate GPD5lz chromosome 6, ASM2569854v1, whole genome shotgun sequence genomic DNA includes:
- the LOC128041742 gene encoding uncharacterized protein LOC128041742, with protein sequence MTDLRAMFARLSLFDDGSLLAELQVKAEHQLPSGLLQPIKIPLWKWERVTMDFKLVKLYISEIVRLHGVPVTIISDRDPRFTYQFWKKVHETLGSSWEDYLPLVELAYNSSFQSSIQMTHYEALYGRKCRTPLCWTELGERRVLGPELVFETEDKVSPWKKLLRFGRMGKLSPRFIRPYHILKRVGPVAYQLELPPALDRIHDVFYVSILRRYHSDPTHIVLVEEIEVRPNLTFEEEPVHILDSDVKVLRRKSIPLVKVLWHNHSTEEVTWEPDDAMRRSILICFDQLRVVLG encoded by the exons ATGACTGATCTGAGAGCGATGTTCGCTCGACTTAGCTTGTTCGACGACGGGAGTTTGTTAGCTGAGCTTCAA GTTAAAGCAGAGCACCAGTTGCCATCGGGATTGCTGCAGCCGATTAAGATTCCACTATGGAAGTGGGAGCGAGTAACGATGgatttc AAGCTGGTGAAGCTCTATATTTCTgaaatagtgagactgcatggggtaccggTTACGATCatctctgatagggatcctcgtttCACGTATCAGTTTTGGAAAAAGGTGCATGAGACTCTGGGTTCAAG TTGGGAGGATTATCTGCCGTTAGTAGAGTTGGCCTATAATAGTAGCTTTcagtctagcatccagatgaCACATTACGAGGCACTGTACGGTCGTAAGTGTCGcactcctttatgttggactgagttgggcgagcgaCGTGTTCTGGGACCTGAGTTGGTCTTTGAGACAGAggataag GTCTCACCATGGAAGAAGTTACTGAGGTTTGGTCGTatgggcaagttgagccctaggtttattAGACCTTACCATATTCTGAAGCGAGTGGGACCAGTTGCTTATCAATTAGAGCTACCTCCGGCGTTGGATCGTATCCATGATGTGTTCTATGTCTCTATATTGAGGCGTTACCACTCTGATCCTACTCATATTGTCCTtgttgaggagatcgaggttaggccaAACTTGACCTTTGAGGAGGAGCCTGTCCACATTCTGGATAGTGACGTAAAGGTTTTGAGGAGGAAGTCTATTCCTTTGGTGAAGGTTCTATGGCATAATCATAGCACTGAGGAGGTCACGTGGGAGCCTGATGATGCGATGCGTCGCAGTATCCTTATTTGttttgatcaa CTAAGAGTTGTATTGGGGTAA